A region of Limisphaerales bacterium DNA encodes the following proteins:
- the lysS gene encoding lysine--tRNA ligase translates to MDDTNQLIEQRRENLAALNEAGINPFANKFIPSESCGDAKANYTEDRIVAVAGRLVSKREMGKTIFAHIRDVSGTLQLFIRKNDIGDEAFAMFKGLDLADFVGANGAMFTTKTGEISVKMTDFVVLAKALRPPPDKWHGLADQETRYRQRYLDLIANDQVRDTFLKRSAILHEIRNFMAERGFVEVETPILQNIPGGAAARPFVTHHNTFNRDFFMRIALELSLKKLLVGGIDRVFEIGRIFRNEGISRRHNPEFTMLEAYQAYGDYETMMELLQSMICHLAEKVRGTLVIEQKDEEGNVTQTIDLTPDWRRAKYKDLIREKAGDDWFDLTPDKRRARATEELKIETDPDEQDFEVTNAVFEKLVEPTLIQPTFVTHLPKELVPLAKLSPDEPDCVEVFECCINGQEIAPAYTEQNNPIEQRERLQQQAGGEQQKLDEDFLTALEHGMPPAGGIGIGIDRLCIMLLGQESIRDVILFPQLKPREE, encoded by the coding sequence GTGGATGACACTAATCAATTAATCGAGCAACGCCGCGAAAATCTGGCTGCCTTGAATGAAGCGGGCATCAACCCCTTTGCCAACAAATTTATCCCCAGCGAAAGCTGCGGTGACGCCAAGGCCAATTATACCGAAGATCGCATCGTGGCGGTGGCCGGCCGTCTTGTTTCCAAGCGTGAAATGGGGAAAACAATTTTTGCGCACATTCGCGACGTTTCGGGCACCCTCCAGCTCTTCATTCGCAAAAATGATATTGGTGACGAGGCATTCGCGATGTTTAAGGGGCTAGACCTCGCAGATTTCGTGGGCGCAAATGGCGCGATGTTTACGACCAAAACCGGCGAAATCAGCGTCAAAATGACTGACTTTGTCGTGCTCGCCAAAGCCCTGCGCCCCCCGCCCGACAAATGGCACGGACTCGCCGATCAAGAAACGCGTTATCGCCAACGCTATCTCGACCTCATCGCCAATGACCAAGTGCGCGACACGTTCCTCAAGCGCAGTGCTATCCTTCACGAGATTCGAAACTTCATGGCCGAGCGCGGGTTTGTGGAAGTAGAAACACCAATCCTGCAAAACATCCCCGGCGGGGCCGCAGCGCGACCTTTTGTGACGCATCACAACACATTTAACCGCGATTTTTTCATGCGCATTGCACTGGAGCTTTCATTGAAAAAACTGCTCGTGGGTGGCATCGACCGCGTGTTCGAGATTGGCCGCATCTTTCGCAACGAAGGTATTTCGCGCCGACACAATCCAGAATTCACGATGCTCGAAGCCTATCAAGCGTACGGCGATTACGAGACGATGATGGAATTGCTCCAATCGATGATTTGTCATCTCGCCGAGAAGGTGCGCGGCACATTGGTCATCGAACAAAAAGACGAGGAAGGCAACGTCACGCAAACAATCGACCTCACCCCCGATTGGCGTCGGGCGAAGTATAAGGATTTGATCCGCGAAAAAGCCGGCGACGACTGGTTTGATCTCACCCCCGACAAACGCCGTGCGCGTGCCACCGAGGAGTTGAAAATTGAAACCGACCCCGATGAACAGGATTTTGAAGTGACCAATGCTGTCTTCGAAAAGCTCGTCGAACCAACGCTCATTCAACCCACCTTCGTGACGCATCTCCCCAAAGAACTCGTACCACTCGCCAAGCTTTCCCCCGATGAACCCGATTGCGTCGAGGTGTTCGAATGCTGCATCAATGGCCAGGAAATTGCCCCCGCGTACACCGAACAAAATAACCCCATCGAACAACGTGAGCGCCTCCAGCAACAAGCCGGTGGCGAACAGCAAAAGCTTGATGAAGATTTCTTAACCGCCCTCGAACACGGAATGCCCCCCGCCGGCGGCATCGGCATCGGCATCGATCGCCTCTGCATTATGCTCCTCGGCCAGGAAAGCATCCGCGACGTGATCCTCTTCCCGCAACTCAAGCCACGTGAGGAATAG
- a CDS encoding MFS transporter, with the protein MGEPAGKHWYSGITRYQWVILVIACAGWVFDVYEGQIFNLTRGEMLNDLLSGITDDKVRAAKVDMWGDWFLAAFLLGGTAGGLLFGSLADRYGRRPIMIATILTYSLFSGLTYFATDLWQIAALRFFVAMGVGGEWAVAASLVAEIFPKHARTHAASIFHASSVLGTWMAALAGMAVGAQWRYAYLIGILPALLVVWVRATVKEPERWKKAADNSKSNAGSYRELFKHSKWRKHALLGMMLAAVGLASFWAVVIATQGLAKEMLLAEGASVAEAAKQSKFAYGIVQTTGAGVGLLLFGPICARIGRHKAFILGHLGAFLVVPVICFLPQNYNQLLWLLPVFGFFTLCMHAGYAVYFPELFPNHLRATGTSFCFNVGRIVAAPMLILSGIVKSIEGFAIRDALSLLGTTFLLGLVAIAYLPETKGKDLPE; encoded by the coding sequence ATGGGAGAACCCGCTGGCAAACATTGGTACAGTGGTATCACGCGGTATCAATGGGTGATTCTTGTCATCGCTTGTGCGGGTTGGGTTTTTGATGTCTACGAAGGGCAGATCTTCAATCTCACACGTGGGGAGATGCTTAACGATTTGCTTTCGGGCATCACCGACGACAAGGTGCGCGCGGCAAAAGTGGATATGTGGGGTGACTGGTTTCTCGCCGCGTTTCTGCTGGGCGGCACCGCGGGCGGATTGCTTTTTGGTTCGCTGGCCGATCGTTATGGGCGACGGCCGATAATGATTGCGACCATCCTCACTTACTCACTTTTTTCCGGCCTCACTTATTTTGCAACTGACTTGTGGCAGATCGCTGCGCTGCGATTTTTTGTGGCGATGGGCGTGGGCGGCGAATGGGCAGTAGCCGCGAGCTTGGTGGCGGAGATTTTCCCCAAACACGCTCGCACGCACGCTGCCAGTATTTTTCACGCCTCCAGCGTGTTGGGCACGTGGATGGCCGCCCTGGCCGGAATGGCGGTGGGCGCGCAATGGCGGTACGCTTATTTAATTGGCATTTTGCCAGCACTGCTTGTCGTGTGGGTGCGCGCGACAGTGAAAGAACCTGAACGTTGGAAAAAAGCGGCGGACAACTCAAAATCTAATGCGGGCAGTTACCGTGAATTGTTCAAGCATTCCAAATGGCGCAAGCACGCGCTGCTGGGGATGATGCTGGCGGCGGTGGGCTTGGCGAGTTTTTGGGCGGTGGTCATTGCCACACAAGGATTGGCGAAAGAAATGTTGCTGGCTGAAGGCGCGAGTGTGGCAGAGGCGGCCAAGCAATCGAAGTTCGCCTATGGCATTGTGCAGACAACCGGGGCCGGAGTTGGGCTGCTGCTTTTCGGGCCAATCTGTGCGCGCATCGGTCGACACAAGGCGTTCATTCTCGGCCATTTGGGGGCGTTTTTGGTGGTGCCGGTCATTTGTTTTTTGCCCCAGAATTACAATCAACTGTTGTGGTTGCTGCCGGTGTTTGGGTTTTTCACACTCTGTATGCACGCGGGATATGCAGTTTATTTTCCGGAATTGTTCCCAAATCACCTGCGGGCGACGGGCACAAGTTTTTGTTTCAATGTCGGCCGAATTGTTGCGGCGCCAATGTTAATTCTTTCCGGTATTGTCAAATCAATTGAAGGCTTCGCAATTCGAGATGCCCTGAGCTTGCTCGGAACCACTTTTTTACTCGGGCTTGTGGCGATCGCTTATTTGCCGGAGACGAAAGGGAAGGATTTGCCAGAGTAA
- a CDS encoding threonine synthase, whose amino-acid sequence MPFVTHLECADCGTEYPAGEVHGLCTRCQRPLWVRYDLDLVKKEFPKKALFGRPPTLWRYLELLPMDDPASIVSLTETITPILPAKRLGAEFGLENLLIKDESRLPTGSFKARGMAMAVTMAKELGIKRVAAPTAGNAGGALAAYAARAGMECFVFMPEDTPLINQKECLLHGARVFAVDGLIDDCGRLVREGAEAMGWFDVSTLKEPYRIEGKKTMGLELAEQFEWELPDWILYPTGGGTGLIGMWKAFAELEALGWLKSGKRPKMVACQSDGCAPIVKAFRTGARHAKRVANAATIASGLRVPQAVGDFMILDAVRESGGMAMSAPEGDISKWMQLANSMEGIAVCPETSVCLGVLDQLMGQGKVKLKDRVLIFNTGAAQKYPESVSAEVPRIDLNAPMNWGALG is encoded by the coding sequence ATGCCGTTTGTGACGCATTTGGAGTGTGCTGATTGTGGCACGGAATATCCCGCGGGCGAGGTGCACGGATTGTGCACGCGCTGTCAGCGACCGCTTTGGGTGCGGTACGATTTGGATTTGGTGAAAAAAGAGTTTCCGAAAAAGGCGCTCTTTGGCCGACCGCCCACGCTTTGGCGTTATTTGGAATTGTTACCGATGGATGATCCGGCGAGCATTGTTTCGCTTACGGAAACCATCACGCCTATTCTTCCCGCCAAACGATTGGGCGCGGAGTTTGGTTTAGAGAATTTGTTGATCAAAGACGAAAGCCGTTTGCCGACTGGAAGCTTCAAGGCGCGTGGGATGGCTATGGCGGTGACGATGGCTAAAGAGTTAGGCATTAAACGAGTCGCCGCGCCGACGGCAGGTAATGCCGGTGGCGCGTTAGCGGCGTATGCGGCGCGGGCGGGGATGGAGTGTTTTGTTTTTATGCCGGAGGACACGCCCTTGATTAACCAAAAAGAATGTCTGCTGCACGGTGCGAGGGTGTTTGCGGTGGATGGGTTGATTGATGACTGCGGGCGGCTGGTGCGCGAAGGGGCGGAGGCGATGGGCTGGTTTGATGTGTCGACGTTGAAGGAGCCGTATCGGATCGAAGGCAAAAAGACAATGGGGCTGGAGTTGGCCGAGCAGTTTGAATGGGAGCTGCCGGATTGGATTTTGTACCCCACCGGCGGCGGCACGGGGTTGATTGGAATGTGGAAAGCATTCGCCGAGTTGGAGGCGTTGGGTTGGCTGAAAAGCGGCAAGCGGCCGAAGATGGTTGCCTGCCAAAGCGATGGCTGTGCCCCGATTGTAAAGGCGTTTAGAACGGGGGCGCGTCACGCCAAGCGCGTGGCGAATGCGGCGACGATTGCGAGTGGGTTGCGCGTGCCACAGGCGGTGGGGGATTTTATGATCCTCGATGCCGTGCGTGAAAGTGGCGGCATGGCGATGAGCGCGCCGGAGGGGGATATTTCGAAATGGATGCAGCTGGCGAATTCTATGGAGGGCATTGCCGTGTGTCCGGAGACTTCAGTTTGCCTCGGGGTGTTGGATCAGTTGATGGGGCAGGGGAAGGTGAAGCTGAAGGATCGCGTGTTAATTTTCAATACCGGCGCGGCGCAGAAATATCCGGAGAGTGTAAGCGCGGAGGTGCCGCGGATTGATTTGAATGCGCCGATGAATTGGGGGGCGTTAGGGTAG
- a CDS encoding thioredoxin family protein, whose protein sequence is MKKVIALTTLFALSLSLTAGEGWLTNIEKAKETAKKEGKTVLVEFTGSDWCPPCKALKKNVFNTDEFKAYAKKNLVLVELDFPRDKTKVTKEQAAYNREQAKAFSIRGYPTIILMDAEGKELTKKVGYGRTSAAKYIESLKKAAK, encoded by the coding sequence ATGAAAAAAGTAATCGCATTAACAACCTTGTTTGCCTTGAGCCTCAGCCTTACCGCCGGCGAAGGTTGGCTAACCAACATTGAAAAAGCCAAAGAAACAGCTAAAAAAGAAGGTAAAACTGTGCTCGTGGAGTTCACCGGCTCGGACTGGTGCCCACCGTGCAAGGCCTTGAAAAAGAATGTCTTCAACACGGATGAGTTCAAGGCATACGCCAAAAAGAACCTCGTGTTGGTGGAGCTGGACTTCCCTCGCGACAAAACAAAGGTGACCAAAGAACAGGCGGCTTATAACCGCGAGCAAGCGAAAGCATTCTCGATCCGCGGCTATCCGACCATCATTTTGATGGATGCTGAAGGAAAAGAACTCACCAAGAAAGTGGGTTACGGCCGCACCTCAGCCGCGAAGTACATTGAGTCGTTGAAGAAAGCGGCCAAATAA
- a CDS encoding Gfo/Idh/MocA family oxidoreductase — protein MARKIRMGFIGVGSMGFSHLQLFHKDCGKQAEAVALSARDAGRIQRAKTIAPEMTLFKNEKDLIQSDLDAVVISSPNFTHVPLALAALKTDKHVFLEKPIGITSAECQKLLRASQRSDRVLMIGHELRYSPYFAKFKTLIDGGAIGTPRMTWCKEFRGPFQPKSRDWIQDRRKSGGCLVDKNCHHFDLMNWWLGARPKRVCAFGSNAVNRVIPDPNQAHDHATVSWEYDNGAKGTLHLSLFAHEPPKETLEMGIVGDAGVLQTDLDNLKILHWKKGHDKPRAISVKAKRGIGWGGHLGFAEMHPAFIRAIRKNETPLTSVANTLDGSLLAIAAEESIRKKQTITIK, from the coding sequence ATGGCGCGGAAAATTCGTATGGGCTTTATCGGTGTCGGCTCGATGGGCTTCAGTCATTTACAGCTATTCCACAAGGATTGCGGTAAACAAGCTGAAGCCGTCGCCCTCTCCGCCCGCGATGCCGGACGCATCCAACGTGCCAAGACGATCGCGCCAGAAATGACGCTCTTCAAAAACGAAAAAGACCTCATCCAAAGCGACCTCGACGCCGTAGTGATCTCTTCACCCAACTTCACCCACGTGCCACTCGCGCTAGCAGCTCTCAAAACGGACAAACATGTTTTCCTGGAGAAACCCATCGGTATCACCTCCGCCGAATGCCAAAAACTCCTGCGCGCCTCGCAGCGTAGCGACCGGGTGCTAATGATCGGCCATGAGCTACGCTACTCACCGTATTTTGCAAAATTTAAAACGCTGATCGACGGCGGTGCGATTGGCACGCCGCGGATGACCTGGTGCAAAGAATTTCGCGGGCCATTCCAACCCAAAAGTCGCGATTGGATTCAAGACCGCCGGAAAAGCGGCGGTTGCCTCGTGGACAAAAATTGCCATCATTTTGATTTAATGAATTGGTGGCTCGGCGCGCGCCCCAAACGCGTGTGCGCTTTCGGCAGCAACGCCGTCAACCGCGTCATCCCCGACCCCAACCAAGCGCACGACCACGCGACCGTTAGTTGGGAATACGACAATGGCGCGAAAGGCACACTGCACCTCAGCCTCTTCGCCCACGAACCGCCCAAGGAAACCCTCGAGATGGGCATCGTTGGCGACGCCGGCGTTTTGCAAACCGACCTCGACAACCTGAAAATTCTCCACTGGAAAAAAGGCCACGACAAACCGCGCGCCATTTCCGTAAAAGCCAAGCGCGGCATCGGCTGGGGCGGCCATTTAGGGTTTGCCGAAATGCATCCCGCGTTCATTCGTGCCATTCGGAAAAACGAAACACCGCTGACTTCCGTGGCGAACACCCTCGATGGATCGCTGCTGGCAATTGCCGCTGAGGAATCCATTCGAAAAAAACAAACCATCACCATTAAATAA
- a CDS encoding FHA domain-containing protein → MATLLYIITEGIQGGPFELTEGTHILGSAEGSSIFISDSTISAQHGQFTITDGQIVYQDLGSQNGSFVEQQPVTSVTLVAGHIIQVGNIHVQLVDDPNVLESMKRETAVIQTGPKAIQPGDFGGSEEVKSPFQAKKSGWVKIYIIAITIIGVLAVGALIMLLFFPQVLSPSS, encoded by the coding sequence ATGGCTACGCTGTTATACATCATCACCGAAGGGATCCAAGGCGGTCCATTCGAGTTAACCGAAGGGACTCACATTCTTGGGTCCGCTGAAGGGTCTTCTATTTTCATTTCAGATTCCACCATCTCTGCGCAACACGGACAGTTCACCATTACTGACGGACAGATTGTCTATCAGGATTTGGGTTCCCAAAATGGCAGCTTCGTGGAGCAACAGCCCGTCACTTCTGTGACTCTCGTGGCGGGCCACATCATTCAAGTCGGAAACATACACGTGCAGTTGGTTGATGACCCGAATGTGCTTGAATCGATGAAACGGGAAACCGCTGTCATACAAACCGGCCCCAAAGCAATCCAGCCTGGCGACTTTGGTGGCAGTGAGGAAGTGAAATCACCCTTCCAAGCCAAGAAATCCGGTTGGGTAAAAATTTACATTATCGCCATCACCATCATTGGGGTCTTGGCTGTGGGAGCACTCATCATGCTACTTTTCTTCCCGCAAGTGCTTAGCCCTTCCTCATAA
- the carA gene encoding glutamine-hydrolyzing carbamoyl-phosphate synthase small subunit → MAILALEDGTVFHGQGFGAHATACGEVCFNTSMTGYQEILTDPSYKGQIVTMTYPEIGNYGVNPDDIESYQPHVSGFVVRELSPVVSNWRARQSLDDYLKENGIPGMEGIDTRALTKKLRVRGAMNGVISTEVISEAAAKQRAAEWPGLVGADYAKEVTHAEAFDWETHEQSSEEFAIPIGNDPAPHPPALPPADVPIVAYDFGIKYNILRCLRRHGFRVHVVPASTTAEAVLKLNPAGVFLSNGPGDPAALDYAVKAVADLVRHGIPIFGICLGHQILGQALGGSTFKLKFGHRGANQPVKDLESGQIEITSQNHGFAVDSLTLPEEIQADRINLNDQTIEGLRHRSKPIFSVQYHPEASPGPHDSNGLFGRFREMTTQA, encoded by the coding sequence ATGGCAATCCTCGCTCTCGAAGACGGAACAGTTTTTCATGGCCAAGGTTTTGGCGCGCACGCCACGGCCTGTGGTGAAGTATGTTTTAATACATCGATGACGGGCTACCAGGAAATCCTCACGGACCCATCATACAAAGGGCAGATTGTGACGATGACTTATCCGGAGATCGGCAATTACGGCGTGAACCCGGACGATATCGAAAGCTATCAGCCGCATGTCTCCGGCTTTGTGGTGCGCGAGCTTTCGCCGGTGGTGAGCAATTGGCGCGCGAGGCAGTCGCTCGATGACTACCTGAAAGAAAACGGTATCCCCGGCATGGAAGGCATCGACACACGCGCGCTCACCAAAAAACTCCGGGTGCGCGGCGCTATGAATGGCGTGATTTCGACTGAAGTAATTTCAGAAGCCGCCGCCAAACAACGAGCCGCCGAATGGCCCGGATTGGTGGGTGCTGACTACGCGAAAGAAGTCACACACGCCGAGGCATTCGATTGGGAGACTCACGAACAATCCAGCGAAGAGTTTGCAATCCCAATCGGGAACGACCCCGCGCCACACCCCCCTGCCCTGCCCCCGGCAGATGTGCCGATTGTGGCGTACGATTTTGGCATCAAATATAATATCCTGCGCTGCCTTCGACGGCATGGTTTCCGGGTGCACGTTGTACCCGCGAGCACGACCGCGGAAGCAGTGTTGAAGCTCAACCCTGCCGGCGTATTCCTTTCCAACGGCCCGGGAGATCCTGCTGCACTGGATTATGCGGTGAAAGCAGTGGCCGATTTAGTACGTCACGGAATCCCTATTTTCGGCATTTGCCTCGGCCATCAAATCCTCGGACAGGCATTAGGCGGCAGCACCTTCAAACTCAAGTTCGGCCATCGCGGGGCAAATCAACCGGTGAAAGATTTGGAATCGGGTCAGATCGAGATTACCTCCCAAAACCATGGTTTTGCAGTGGATTCTTTGACACTTCCCGAAGAAATTCAAGCCGACCGCATCAATCTCAACGATCAAACCATTGAGGGGTTGCGCCACCGTTCCAAGCCAATTTTCAGTGTGCAATACCACCCCGAAGCTTCGCCGGGCCCCCATGATTCCAACGGACTATTCGGTCGTTTCCGGGAAATGACCACCCAAGCCTAA